A single window of Cervus canadensis isolate Bull #8, Minnesota chromosome 17, ASM1932006v1, whole genome shotgun sequence DNA harbors:
- the LOC122419735 gene encoding exosome complex component RRP45-like, translated as MKETPLSNCKHRFLLRAIEEKKWLDGRQTYDYRNIKISFGTDYGCCIVELGKTRVLGQVSCELVSPKLNRATEGILFFNLELSQMAAPAFEPGRQSDLLVKLNRLLQRCLGNSKCIDTESLCVVAGEKVWQIRVDLHLLNHDGNIIDAASIAAIVALCHFQRPDVSVQGDEVTLYTLEERDPVPLSIHHMPICVSFAFFRQGTYLLVDPSEQEERVMDGLLVIAMNKHREICTIQSSGGIMLLKDQVLRCSKIAGVKVVEITELIQKALENDQKVRKEGGKFGFAESMANQRITAFKMEKAPIDTSDVEEKAEEIFSEAEPPSEVVSKPVLWTPGTAQIGEGIENSWGHLEDSEKEDEDEGGSDEAVILDGVKMDPGVEVSNIGSQDAPIVLSDSEEEEMIILEPDKNPKKIRTQTISATQVKAASKKPVKKRKKKRAAN; from the coding sequence ATGAAGGAGACGCCGCTATCAAACTGCAAGCACCGCTTTCTGCTCCGAGCCATTGAAGAGAAAAAGTGGCTGGATGGCAGACAAACCTATGATTATAGGAACATCAAGATTTCATTTGGAACAGATTATGGGTGCTGCATTGTGGAGCTTGGGAAAACAAGAGTTCTTGGACAGGTTTCCTGTGAACTTGTTTCTCCAAAACTCAATAGGGCAACAgaaggtattcttttttttaaccttgaacTCTCTCAGATGGCTGCCCCAGCTTTTGAACCTGGCAGGCAGTCAGATCTCTTGGTGAAGTTGAATCGCCTCTTGCAAAGATGTCTAGGAAACTCGAAGTGTATAGACACTGAATCTCTCTGTGTTGTTGCTGGTGAAAAGGTTTGGCAAATACGCGTGGACCTGCATTTATTAAATCATGATGGAAATATTATCGATGCTGCCAGCATTGCTGCAATTGTAGCCTTATGTCACTTCCAAAGGCCTGATGTCTCTGTCCAAGGAGATGAAGTCACATTGTATACACTTGAAGAACGTGATCCTGTACCATTGAGCATCCATCACATGCCCATTTGTGTCAGTTTTGCCTTCTTCCGGCAAGGAACATATTTATTGGTGGATCCCAGTGAACAAGAAGAACGTGTAATGGATGGCTTGCTGGTGATTGCCATGAATAAGCATCGAGAGATTTGTACCATCCAGTCCAGTGGTGGGATAATGCTGCTAAAAGATCAAGTTTTGAGATGTAGTAAAATAGCTGGTGTGAAAGTAGTGGAAATTACAGAGCTAATACAAAAAGCTTTGGAGAATGACCAGAAAGTTAGGAAAGAAGGTGGAAAGTTTGGCTTTGCAGAGTCTATGGCAAATCAAAGGATTACagcatttaaaatggaaaaggcCCCTATTGATACCTCCGATGtagaagagaaagcagaagaaatcTTTTCTGAAGCTGAACCTCCTTCAGAAGTTGTTTCTAAACCTGTGCTGTGGACTCCTGGAACCGCCCAAATTGGAGAGGGAATAGAAAACTCCTGGGGTCATCTTGAAGACTCTGAGAAGGAAGACGAGGATGAAGGTGGCAGTGATGAAGCTGTCATTCTTGATGGTGTAAAAATGGACCCAGGTGTAGAAGTCTCTAATATTGGAAGCCAAGATGCCCCTATAGTGCTCTCGgacagtgaagaagaagaaatgatcaTTTTAGAACCAGATaagaatccaaagaaaataagaacacAGACCATCAGTGCAACACAAGTAAAAGCAGCAAGTAAAAAGCcagtgaagaagagaaaaaagaagagagcgGCCAATTAA